The Lathyrus oleraceus cultivar Zhongwan6 chromosome 5, CAAS_Psat_ZW6_1.0, whole genome shotgun sequence genome includes the window GAAGGTCTGAAAGGAAAAGAAGACCAGCAATTTCGAAAGATTGTGTTATTTATTCACTTGAACATGAATGTGACTTGAGCATTGATGAGCATCCAGTCTCATCCACACAAGTCACGGAATTTGACAATTCTGAAAATTGGACCAATGTTATGAAAGAAGAGTTAAAATCAATGGATGACAATAATATATGGGATCTAGTTGAGTTGCCTAAAGGTTTAAAACGAGTTGGTTGTAAATGGGTCTTTAAGACCAAATGAGACTTGAAAGGTAATATTGAAAGATATAAAGTTAGACTTGTCGCCAAAGGTTCCACTCAAAAAGATGGTGTTTACTACAAAGAAACATTTTCTCTTGTTTCAAAGAAGGACTCTTTGAGAATTGTTTTAGCTTTGGTGGTTCATTATGACTTAGAGCATCACCAAGTGGATGTGAAGACTGTCTTTCTAAATGGTGATTtagaggaagaagtgtatatgaCTCAACTCGAAGGATTTGTTACTACGGGAAAAGAAAGTTTAGTATGTAAATTAAAGAAGTCAatatatggactaaaacaagcttCCAGACAATGATATGTTAAATTTAACAATATTATTTTTTGTCATATGGTTTTGTAGAGAACACTGTAGATCGGTGTATCTATATGAAGGTCAGTGGGAGCAAATTCATTATTTTGGtcttatatgttgatgacatttTACTTGCTGCCAATGATTTTGCTTTCTTAAATGGTGTAAATAAGTTTCTCTCCAATAAATTTGAAATGAAGGATATGAGTGAGGCATCATATGTGATAGGAATATTTCGTAATAGATCACAAGGACTATTGGGATTGTCTCATAAAGGctatataaataaaatattagaGAGATTCATAATGGATAAATGCTTTGTTGGGATAGTTCTTATTCATAAAGGGGACAAGTTTAGTCAAATGCAATGTACCAAAAATGAATTAGAACGAAAAGAAATGGAGTATATTCCATATGCATCAGTGGTTGGGAACTTGATGTATGCCCAAACATGTACTCAGACGGATATCAGTTTTGTCGTTGGTATGTTTGGTCGATATCAAAGTAATCCCGGAATGGATCACTGGAAAGTTTCAAAGAAAGTTCTTATTTACTTACAAAGCACCAAAGATTACATGCTCACTTATAGAATATCATATCAACTTGAAGTAGTTGGCTACTCAGATTCATACATTGCAGGATGTGTGAACTCAAGAAAATCCATATTTGGGTATGTTTTACTTCTGACTGGAGGAGCAATATCATGGAAGACTGGAAAGTAGTCCATCATTGCTACATCTACTATGGAAGCAGAATTTGTGGCATGCTTTGAGGTCACAATTCTATCATTGTGGTTGCGGAACTTCGTTTTAGGGTTTGGTATTGTCGACAGTGTACCTAGGCCGTTAAGGATTTATTGTGATAATTTTGTTGTTGTCTTCTTCTCTAAGAATAATAAATATTCCAAAGGTGTTAAACATATGGAATTGAAGTACTTATCAGTGAAAGAAGAAGTGCATAAACAAAAAGTGTCATTTGGACATATTGGTACAAATTTAATCATAGCGGATCCATTAACTAAACGTTTATAGCCCAAGACATTTATTGACGATGTAGAAAGGATTGGCATTATGTAAAAGTCCTTCTTAATATTATAATATGATTTGCATATTTACATATATGGTTTAATGTTCGTATTATATGATACTTGTAAATTCAATTAAGGTTATGTTTTTGATAAATTTTGTTATTcatattatattatatatattattaatatGTTCCAAAGTACAACTCAATCATTTGTGAGTGACTCAGTCCCATTTTATTTAAGTTTaattcaaatatatatatatatataatatttttgGAGATACGCTTCCGTATCATAGAATGAGAGAGTATATAGGTGAATAAAATACAACGTCAAATATCTTGCAAGATCATTGAAAAAAGAGTACATGAGTAAATAAAATACATAGCCAAAGGTCTTGCAACATCTAATAAGTAGTATATTTGTGTTTGATGTTTTTTCCCCTGAAGAATCTAATAATTTAGTAAGAACTTATTCCATCTATTAATGGTATTTCATTTCTTTTCGCCATAAATCATGATTATTTTGTGATCTTTTCCATGAAATTAATTTATACTAAATACTTTTTCAAATTCTATCACTTAATAATTTCATGTTGACTTTAGTATACAATTGGTGAAACTTGTATTTAAATATGATTCAATGGTTGTTTATTGATAACAAGGTATGATTGAGAGAGTGAGTATTTTTAGCCGGTTTTTTTAGTGATAACAAACAAACAGATTCCGAGTATCTCTcgacatatatatatatatatatatatatatatatatatatatatatatatatatatatatatatatatatatatatatatatatatatatatatatatatattaaatttgAGTAAAATAGAGATGGTTCATATGGTTGGATGAGCTTAATATATTTTCGGATGCATTctaaaataaatttaaaatatatctttgaattaaattttaataaataaatatgaTTTGCCAATTTGCATTTAAAAGTGTGTAAAACAAATACATTTAGAGATACATTTTCAAAAGAGTGTGTAAAACAAATACATTTAGAGAACATTTGTGAGATTTTAAGGTGTCGGGGAACACCTAATAGTGGAAAGAATATATCGTGGGCCTTCCTTCCACAATCGAAAGAAGCAAGGACATCTTTCTTTACATCAAGGACGAGGTCATATAATTTGGTTGGAATAGTAAAATGCTCTTAAAAGTAGGAAGAAAAGCTCTTGAATCTAGGTGTAAGATATCCCCTCATATGTTGTACGACTGTAAACATTATGAATATGTTGAACTCTTTCTAGTGGAATTTGAATAGAGGCACAAAAAATGAATTAATTGCCTCAGCAGAGAAAAACAATTTTACTCTTCCAGATGGCCGTGTTTGGGAAGTGGAACTCAAGAAACGTGGTAACGATGTTTACTTTTGCAACAAATGGCAACAATTTGCAAAATACTATTGTATAGGATATGGTTGCTACCTGTGTTTCAAATATGAAGGGAATTCAAAGTGTAATGTTATTATATTTGATAACACTTTGTTAAGATTTCCTATCCATTCAAAGTCCAAAATTAAAACAAGTGGGAATCATGTGTAACATTGCTTCTAAGAGAGCAGAACATGCTGCCAATGAATTCAACCCAAGCAACCCTTATTTTCGTTCCAAAATCAATAAGGTCAAAAATACGGTGAGTGTGTTACCGCTGATCTGCTGATTTTGCTAGTATCTGTTGAACTCCAAAATCCTTTTATTGTGTTTAGTAAAACTCAATTGGGAAATGAagccaaaaagaaaatgaaatagTACAAGTTTATAATTGCCCAGCAATCATTTTTTTCATAAACAATTTTAATGTTTTATCCCTTACCCAATATCTTCTTGGAATATGTTATGAATTGATCTTAAACCTAATAATTCTTTTcaaaattttaaattattaatttcTAAAAACATTAATTAGAAcaattaattattaatttattttataaaaaaaaaataataataatatccTAGTCATCAATTAAAAATGGAAGGAAATCACAAAAATCTAAAAACCAAGAGATCAATATCATTAGTTTTGTAATAGAGACTAAATATTTAAAACACCCATATACATTTGATCTCGAGCTCTAATTAAATATAGTTTGGCATTTTTGAATCATAGTTCTCTTGAACTAATTGATTTTAAAATCATACTGAACAGCTAGGATTACCAAAAGATTTTGACCGAGACCAAGCCAAAATTTTGGGGAAATGAACTAAAGCTGAAATAGCCAAATTGCAGAAACAGGCAACGGCAGGTTAGAATATTCGGACTGTAGTTATTTACAAATCTGTGATGCTTTTCATACTACAAAATCATTAGGACGTACAAACAATAAATAGACAATACAACATCTTATGACAAGTTTCAGAAATTAAAGGATCTGCCACTTGTATGTATCTGTACGATAAACTTAACGAACTTTTATATCTAAGAGAACGTATCCTCTCTATCACCCTCAGCAACTGTCTCCCCTTCCTCCATATTGCTGAACTCTAAGAAATGGGTTGGTCTATGATCTTCGTGGTAATACTCCCTAGGAGTCCCAAGCTTCACTCCATACTTCATCCCTGATGCGTGCCTCACTCCCATGAAGTTATAATTCCAAGGACCATTATCAGGAATCTAGGAGAAATTGTGACAAAACAATTAGTAAACAAATACAATAATATATTAGAATAAGGTTATATAACAAACTACTTTGGGGACTTAGTATAGTATAGCTTACCATATAGAAACCAAGGAAGCGATCACTGAGGAGCATCTGAACCTTCTCATAATGAGTTGGAAGGTAACCGTGTGGGTTGCTTCCAGTATCCTTATTAATGCGTCCCCACTCATAACCAGATGGAGTGAGCTTATATGCAGTTAAAGAACAGGAACCCGGAGTAAAACTGCAAGTCAAGACAATACACTTCTCCCCGTCCCATTGTTTGTTGTTCTCTAGAACCTTAGCATGTGAAGTGAGATCCTGCAATGATCATTTTTTGGGTGAGACAATCTATCTCAAATCATAACTATAGCTCCCTAACATATTAACAACGATCAAATTCTATGGTTTTCAGATGGAGGAAAGGACATACTGTCTGaagctttattttcttccatCTCAGATTAAATTTGTTATAATATTATTCCCAGGAAGAATTTAAAACACTACTGtctaaaatttaaatttaaaagatCGTAATATAAACTAAATCAAGCAAAACCTGAGGCGACAACTGCGGGAGTTCATTTGGTTGAGTATGCATCCATCCTAAAGGCTCCAAATCATTCAAGAAATCATGTTCTGGGAGAGCTGATGGGAGATGGACTTGCTGATGAGTCCCCCATTGTGGTGGCATCACAATGCACCGGATTTCCTTAACCTGTGGATTGTCTGGAGGACTTACACCGTACAAGTACCCAGAAATCTGCGTTCGAAGATCTGCTATGCATATAAACTTTTTCAAGATGTTCTTTGGCATGATATAGGTATAGCCCGTTTCCTGCAAAAAAATAGATATTAAATATGAGTTGTGAGTATAAGATCTACAGAAACGGAAAAAAATGATGCCAACCTTTATATCCTCGGAGTTCACATATATGTGGTTTACTCGAAGGTATAAGTTTGTGGCTGATATTGCTCTGACACGCCAATCAGTCTTTGAACCAAAAGCAGCTTGCTCATAGGGACTAGTGGTTGTAACAATAAGTTCTTCACCGTGAACATTTGTGGTCTTTGTTGTTACGGCTGTCACTTGGTTTGCTTCATGCGCCTGTGAAGTAGTGAAAGTAGAACGAGTAGAGTAAATATTCTAGATTGAGATGGCAGTATATATCAATTCTAGGTCACGAATAATTGAGCTGACTAGAGAAAAATACAGTTGTATTATATTTCCAGGAAGCAGCAAATAGAATATAACCTGTTTCTCAATCTCGGCAATCTGTTGCCGCTGTTGTGATGGTGGGGTAATCTCAGCTCCAAGTATAATATCACGAATCTCAGATTGAGTCAAAGCTGAAGTATTCACATTGTTTTTCTTTGCATAATCAGAAAGTATAAGATCTCTTAATGCAACCTCCACCTGCCAAGGCATTATTATGTTTAAGACTATGAATACCATGAGAAAACAGAAAGCTGCAAATTACAGACTTCTTCCATAATGATGGCATTCAAACAAAACATATTTGTCCCAATTTATATTGTTCTACAATATCAATAAAACACTCatatttatttttctattataCCTTTTACTATTTATTACTCTATTTTTCTCCAATTCTTTTAATTTATCTTTCTCATACGATTAATAAAGAATAATTTTTACTTTTCATACAACATTAACTATATTTCTTAATTTGTGTAAAATTGTCAAAGTGACAACTTGAGATAGAGTGAGTAACATATAAAAGATAATTTCAATGCTTCTGTAACAACTAGCATTTCTTAAGAATCCAAGCATTGACCTTGCAACAGACAGGTTTAAAATATAAGAAATTGCCAATTAAATTTACCTTCATCCACTGGTCATCACTTAGAGAAGGCCATATATGATGAGGTTCAGTGACAATAGTTTTGTCCGGCTTCAGTAACATCTTTGCCTTTTCATTATTCACATGAAGTGCTCGCAGAATCAGAATCAGCCTGGAGAATGCAGTGTATGAAGAAATGCTCTTCAACCAATCATCATAAATGTTGAACAAAACCATTTGTGGTTCTGTGGCCTTCAAAATAAGATCCCCAAATTTCTCAATTTTCAAACATGCTTGGAATGGAAGCTGCAGCTCACTTCCTTTGATAACAATATTTGGGAAATCCAGCAAGTGAACCTCCAATGGATCCAACATTCCTTTACGGGTAACAATAATTTGCTTTGGCTGCTCTTCTACGGGCAAAGACCTTACAAGAGCTGCAACTTCTTCTGCTGTTTTCCACTTAGCCAATTGGCCAAGACGCTTCTGACCAGCCCACACACTAGTATGAATAACCTGCAAGGTATGATTCGAAACATGAATACCTAGACAGCTAACTGTAGAAACAACCAGGCTAGAAGCATTAAAAACAAACCTTGAGAAACAACTGCCCAGTCCTTGGATTGAAAATAAAAATGGCACCGTTGATGGGTTTTGTAGTCAGATTTCCTTCAAATGTCTTATGAATTGTAACCCGGTACACATTAGTGTCGTCAACAAACCATATGATTTGGTTGCTGAATATCTCTCCATAGTTTTGAGAGGACAAGTATGGTTCAGTGGGCTCAGAAGAGTACAACTGCAAACCTTTCCTGATTCGCTCCCTCAAAACATACAAAGCAGGATTTGACTGCACATACACCACAACAACATTAGTGAAACAATTGTGTTAATAATCAAAGAATTACACATTACAGGCCCAAGAGTTTATCAACAACAAAAAAGTCAGTTCACTTGAATGTAACTTCTGTATGTAAGTTTTCTATTTACCTTCATAATCTTATTCATGGCCTGCTGAAGTAGGGGCTTTGATCCAGGGAACCAGTTCCCAAATGCAGAATGCAAGTTATATGCCAAATCAAGGCCAATCATAACCCCTGCATGAAAATAATGATCAGGTAACACTGTATAAAAATTATATAAGAAGGATCGGAAAATGACAGAGACAAACCAGTAGGAGATGGGTATATAGACATATTATCTGTTGTGTAATCCATGAATTTGGCCCTGGTGTAACGCTCAATATCGTGAGAATCATAATCACCCCACCGAAGCTGAACGTCAATCCAATACTTATTGTTAGCCTTCTGATCAAAAACATCTTTGGATTCAGCTACAAGACTAGGCTTTGACATTGGCCATCTGTGGGCAGCAAAGAGAAGGATGTCTGCACAAGAACTGTTCATTTTGTAACTCTTCCTAGGATGGATTGTTTCCTTCTGGACAGTTTCAATCTCCAATGCGTCCAACTCTTGATCCAAAACCTGACAAAGATCCATGACAACACTCTCGTGGATCTTCTGCCACAAGTGAGCTCTGAATATCTGAATAAGAGAGATCTTCAAAGTTGGAATTTTTCCGTGCATGAAAATACCGGTCAGATCTAGCTGCACTTGGAAACCAACATAAACATTGGCTCGGTTAATGGTTGGTGACCACCAAAGCGTAAATCTACGGTTGGGTATCTGGTTGAGACCAGATCTCTGTGCATTGGTGAGCTTCTTATACTTCATAGATTCCTCAAAACCTGATGCCTTTTCCCAGAAGAGACCTTCCCAGGTAGGAAAACTAGCAGTCGAAAATAACAAAATGTCAATAACTCTTCCATAGTGGAGAAAAATAGCAAGAACTAAATAATGGACATGCTGCAAATGAAGTTGCATTTCCTATACCTTCTACAAATATAATGCCAGGAAAAAGACTGGCTTGCGGCTTAAGACAAACAGACCAACTTAGTGCCCGGTTTTGTGTTTGAATTAGATCCAACAAGACATTTTAACTTGCTTCCTATATGATACAAACATTTGACTCCAACATGGATACAAAATTTAACACAACATCAACTGGGATTGGGGAGCTATTCAAGATTAACACACAACATAGACTCACACAGTTGGATCTGTTTAACTTTTAACCAAATTTTacttcataaaataatcatgcAAGCATGCTTTCCTCGCATACAAAATACATTTCTCCAAGCTATTAATTTCAGTTGTTCACTATatatcacacaagagcaaaacTTGATACTAAACTTATGTGTGGTAATTACTCATTCTGAAATAGATCATTCCTTACATTTTAAATTTTGTGGTGTTGCCATATTTGTGTCATTTATTATTTAGAATTTGGTGTTCTTTTCATCCTAAGTGCATGTTGTGTCCCGTTTCTGTCAGATTCACAAGATAAAATGACTACAGCTCCAAATAACAGGAGTGTATAAATAGATGGATGGACTAATCCATTTCGACCTTTGAGAATGGTTTAACAAACGGAAAATCACTCAATACCCAAACAGAAAACAAGTTCAAAGGAAAAATATTACTTACTATGTTCCTTTGAATAAAGTATGTTCAAGAATTCCTTCAACTCCTCCAAGAGCTTGAATAACATCAGTTCGGTAATTATTCAAATTCCACAACTTTCCATCGTGCCTCTGGTGTGTCCACCAGAAGggattttgttttaaaacttGATACTGCTTGAAGTCTGTACGTACCCTCCATCCTTTATCATAAGCTAAAGTGTGTCTATCCTTCTGAAACAAAGTGTTAATACGTGGTATTCCTCTGTCCCATGAGTCCTGCCAAAACAATCAAGAGTAAGAATGGAAAAAAATAGACATTCACTACAGTTCAAAGAAATCAAGAACCCAATATTTCAGAGAACGCACTTCCAAATCCTCAAGAGTCAATCGCCTATTTTGTGCTTGTGCTTCCTGCCTTTTCAATGCGTATTCAGCCCAGACACGCTGTGAATCTACGAACTCACTTTCCCAGGGCTGCATTATCCAAGAGAACATAAAAACATGTGAATCTGTCTACATAGATCTATCTAATTTAAGTGCAAATATAAAGTTACATAACAGAAAAAGAGCAATGGTTCACCTGTATATAGCGATAAAGGTTGGGAATCAACTGGTCTTCCTCGTGACTCATCCCACTTCTGAAGTGAGTCACACCAACATCTGTCTGCTGACTGTACCGCAGATCACTCTGTGGAATCAAAATGTGACCCATAGACAACATTCCAAGTCCTCCAATTTCTTTGGGGGTGTAGAAAATGACAGGTGGAAATCTGGTCAAAGAGACAGAAACATAGATTTCAACATTTGAACTCAAAGTTCCAAATGAACTAAATGATTGTATGATTGTTACCTGCTAGGCATCTTTGAATTGAGTCCAATCTTAATACGAGTCTGAATTTTATTTTCACATTTGACAAGCAAATCCAACAACTCTTGAGTATGTACAGTTGCCTCCCGGAAGTAAGTCATGAGACCTAAAAAGAACCAAAGTCAGTGATAAAATTGGCTGAAAACTCTGCAAAGAGCTCTTACAATTCAATTTCTCTTACCTATTAAAGCTGTATTCCACTTATTGACAATTTTTGTGAATGTAGTAGAACCCGAAGACATAAGAATCTGCCTCACACGGTTCTCAAAAACTTTCATGTGTTCATCGTCAACTCTTAAGAAAGCAACAGCTGTTCTTTCTTTTGTCTGTTCATTCTGGAGATTCCAGACACCATCCCTTGTGTTACTGAATGCTTCTTGAGTCATTCTAATTTTAGGAAGTATCCTCACTTCAAATCCACACCTGCAGGTTATTAGAAGATGTTACACCAAAGAGATACCCATTCATCAGACACAGGTTAAAAGATGAACTAAATTCCAAAAAACGATGACTGACAAACTGGAGTCAGATGACAAATGGTTAATAATAGCAACAACCAAAGACATAAACAAATAGAATTGAAGAGTTTCGTATGAGTATAATAACCAATATACTGATAGAAATTGACAGCCAGCAAACTACTGCATTTTCAATCATCATATTCATGACAAACATAACCTTTTACATGTCAAAAATAAAAAGAGGACAGAAAAATAAACTTAAAATAATCGATACTTACATGCTAAATAGCAAGTTCGGATTATCTTTGCTGTAAACAGAAACAAAGCTGTTTTCCCATTCCAGAGTGGTGATGCTTCGAGGAAGACGGTTTTTCATATCCCAAAAGACACTCCTCCCAAGATTGACTGAAATTACAAAAAGTGAATTGCCAAACATAATAAGAACCAAGGGTAAAAAATAACAAGTCAAAACCAAAACTAAATAAAAGGAAATGAAATACCATCATGTTTCATGAGCCTCATTCTTGCATCTCTTGGCCAACACTTCTTATTATTGTACCCCACCATGTTTTCATTGTTAGGATCAGGATGCTCAGTGAGATATCGCTGAATGAGATCACGAGCCTCCTCATGTGTGAAGCGAAATAGTATGTGAACTCGGTCAATGTACCGAGAATACAGCCTAATTGGATGCCTTGTCTCAACTTTGGTGTCCCAATAAGTAATGAACTCGTTAGGCATCTGTGGTGGTCCAGCAATCTCGCTTGCACGAGTCAATCCAAGAAGCAAAAGATCCAATACCAGACCATAATATTGAACAACAAAGGATGCAAACTGTAGTCCACGTATAAGACCATATGAATTTGTGTGGCTCATATCTTTATATGACAAGACAACATTATTTTTTGCAGTGACATAATCAGCAATGTTGTGGTCTAGAACCAAACGGAGAAGCCTGTAACATTATAAACAAAATTAGATTTGAAGATAGCAATAATTTCATTCAAAATATGGTTTACAAATATGCATACCTATTTAACATTGTTAAATCAATCTTCTCAAAAAATTTCTCAAACTTGGTCTGCAGCATCACAACACACTGACCATCACCAGTGTCCCAGATGCCTTGCAAATTGTTGATACCTTGACACCATTTGTAAACCAAAAGAGGCGGTGGCTCTGAATCTGCTGGCTTGATCCAGTTGGGGAAGAGATGCCGTTTGTCGCCTTCATACCACAGGTATTGATCAAGATATGCATCTGTAATCTTCTCAAGAGGCTCTATTTCGTACACAGGAATCAAGTAGCTATACAAGTCCATAAACTCTATTCCAACCTGCAAAAATAAAAGAGCAAAGCATATTAGTCATGCGCTAGGGATGAACTTCCTTAAGAGTGAAAATCTAATACTCATTATATTCACATACTTCTTTGAAGGCACGTTGGGTGAGGAGGTGTCGCTTGATTCTCGATAATGCCTCGTGTGGATTGTCATAAGCTTGTTCAATCAGCCCCAACTCTTCTCTTTGAAGTTGATTTAATCTTACTGCAACACTGTATGACTCCTTCAACCTCTCAAGTGCAAGGATAAGCAACTTTGTATCATGTTTGTATGATAGAGGTGGAAATGGAATAGGTGAGAACTTCCTAGATTCCAACCAATGGACTGTCGTTGTATAGATAGCAACAGCTTCTTCAGGAGTAACATATGGGCCATCTTTCAAATAATTGTGTTGGCGCTCCTGCAAATAGGGATAAATTATCAGAAGGATGTAACTTCGTGAAAACAATAATCTCTATTAGATCAATTCTTTAAAAATTGTTGGGGAAATAGTTGATATTGAATCCTAAAAAACAGTGAACACACCTGCTCTGCCTTCAGCCAAAGACGTGTCAATCTTCCAAGATTCTTGCGACAAACAGTCTTATCAACAGTTGCACCTCTTCTAATACGCTCACGATTATAATGAGCAACATTTGTCCACCAATCTGCTTTTGATTTCACATACCGAAGGATCATGTTTTCTATGGGAACGGGCAGACAAGGAACCTATACGATGGCAATGTAAGTAAATAAACAATAAAACCATGAATGAACCAAAATTCAAACGGTCCCAGTAAGCATTTTAAATCAGAAATAACATTTTCTGGCTACAACGACTGAAATTAATTTCAGAAACAAATTGGAAACAATCATCTCATTGCTAATTAAGCCTTAATAGATACATAACTTATAACAGTAAACAAAAAATCTAGACACTTAAGTGCTCTATAAATCCAAACACACATGTGGTTATAGC containing:
- the LOC127087588 gene encoding pre-mRNA-processing-splicing factor 8A encodes the protein MWNNGQIAPPGTTVPSIPPPQASQPSYTVLPPPPPPPVETEADAEARLEEKARKWQQLNSKRYSDKRKFGFVETQKEDMPPEHVRKIIRDHGDMSSKKFRHDKRVYLGALKFIPHAVYKLLENMPMPWEQVRDVRVLYHISGAITFVNEIPWVVEPIYLAQWGTMWIMMRREKRDRRHFKRMRFPPFDDEEPPLDYADNLLDVDPLEPIQLELDEEEDSAVYTWFYDHKPLVKTKLINGPSYRKWHLSLPIMATLHRLAGQLLSDLSDRNYFYLFDMESFFTAKALNMCIPGGPKFEPLYRDMEKGDEDWNEFNDINKLIIRSPLRTEYRIAFPHLYNNRPRKVRLCIYHTPMVMYIKTEDPDLPAFYYDPLIHPITSANKERREKKIYDEDDDDDWILPDGVEPFLKDTQLYTDTTAAGISLLFAPRPFNMRSGRMRRAEDIPLVSEWYKEHCPPSYPVKVRVSYQKLLKCFVLNELHHRPPKAQKKKHLFRSLQATKFFQTTELDWVEAGLQVCRQGYNMLNLLIHRKNLNYLHLDYNFNLKPVKTLTTKERKKSRFGNAFHLCREILRLTKLVVDANVQFRLGNVDAFQLADGLQYTFSHVGQLTGMYRYKYRLMRQIRMCKDLKHLIYYRFNTGPVGKGPGCGFWAPMWRVWLFFLRGIVPLLERWLGNLLARQFEGRHSKGVAKTVTKQRVESHFDLELRAAVMHDVLDAMPEGIKQNKARTILQHLSEAWRCWKANIPWKVPCLPVPIENMILRYVKSKADWWTNVAHYNRERIRRGATVDKTVCRKNLGRLTRLWLKAEQERQHNYLKDGPYVTPEEAVAIYTTTVHWLESRKFSPIPFPPLSYKHDTKLLILALERLKESYSVAVRLNQLQREELGLIEQAYDNPHEALSRIKRHLLTQRAFKEVGIEFMDLYSYLIPVYEIEPLEKITDAYLDQYLWYEGDKRHLFPNWIKPADSEPPPLLVYKWCQGINNLQGIWDTGDGQCVVMLQTKFEKFFEKIDLTMLNRLLRLVLDHNIADYVTAKNNVVLSYKDMSHTNSYGLIRGLQFASFVVQYYGLVLDLLLLGLTRASEIAGPPQMPNEFITYWDTKVETRHPIRLYSRYIDRVHILFRFTHEEARDLIQRYLTEHPDPNNENMVGYNNKKCWPRDARMRLMKHDVNLGRSVFWDMKNRLPRSITTLEWENSFVSVYSKDNPNLLFSMCGFEVRILPKIRMTQEAFSNTRDGVWNLQNEQTKERTAVAFLRVDDEHMKVFENRVRQILMSSGSTTFTKIVNKWNTALIGLMTYFREATVHTQELLDLLVKCENKIQTRIKIGLNSKMPSRFPPVIFYTPKEIGGLGMLSMGHILIPQSDLRYSQQTDVGVTHFRSGMSHEEDQLIPNLYRYIQPWESEFVDSQRVWAEYALKRQEAQAQNRRLTLEDLEDSWDRGIPRINTLFQKDRHTLAYDKGWRVRTDFKQYQVLKQNPFWWTHQRHDGKLWNLNNYRTDVIQALGGVEGILEHTLFKGTYFPTWEGLFWEKASGFEESMKYKKLTNAQRSGLNQIPNRRFTLWWSPTINRANVYVGFQVQLDLTGIFMHGKIPTLKISLIQIFRAHLWQKIHESVVMDLCQVLDQELDALEIETVQKETIHPRKSYKMNSSCADILLFAAHRWPMSKPSLVAESKDVFDQKANNKYWIDVQLRWGDYDSHDIERYTRAKFMDYTTDNMSIYPSPTGVMIGLDLAYNLHSAFGNWFPGSKPLLQQAMNKIMKSNPALYVLRERIRKGLQLYSSEPTEPYLSSQNYGEIFSNQIIWFVDDTNVYRVTIHKTFEGNLTTKPINGAIFIFNPRTGQLFLKVIHTSVWAGQKRLGQLAKWKTAEEVAALVRSLPVEEQPKQIIVTRKGMLDPLEVHLLDFPNIVIKGSELQLPFQACLKIEKFGDLILKATEPQMVLFNIYDDWLKSISSYTAFSRLILILRALHVNNEKAKMLLKPDKTIVTEPHHIWPSLSDDQWMKVEVALRDLILSDYAKKNNVNTSALTQSEIRDIILGAEITPPSQQRQQIAEIEKQAHEANQVTAVTTKTTNVHGEELIVTTTSPYEQAAFGSKTDWRVRAISATNLYLRVNHIYVNSEDIKETGYTYIMPKNILKKFICIADLRTQISGYLYGVSPPDNPQVKEIRCIVMPPQWGTHQQVHLPSALPEHDFLNDLEPLGWMHTQPNELPQLSPQDLTSHAKVLENNKQWDGEKCIVLTCSFTPGSCSLTAYKLTPSGYEWGRINKDTGSNPHGYLPTHYEKVQMLLSDRFLGFYMIPDNGPWNYNFMGVRHASGMKYGVKLGTPREYYHEDHRPTHFLEFSNMEEGETVAEGDREDTFS